In Mycolicibacterium mucogenicum DSM 44124, the following are encoded in one genomic region:
- a CDS encoding serine hydrolase domain-containing protein, translated as MTALELLDSWPVPNAAAAVVSPAGVLATHGPVDRAFRLASVTKPLVARAAQIAIEEGVVELDTPAGPPGSTVRHLLAHTSGLAMQTPDAIAAPGTRRIYSNVGFAVLAQVLQQESGIEFAQYLREAVFEPLGMSDSDLPGAAETAGYGAWSTVTDLAVFAGDLLRPALVSTPMHADAISVQFPGLDGVLPGFGSQRPNDWGLGFEIRDGKHPHWTAAGNSGRTFGHFGQSGTFLWVDPEVDLALVVLTDRDFGDWTHTVWPEVSAAVLREFA; from the coding sequence GTGACCGCTCTCGAGCTGCTGGATTCCTGGCCGGTACCGAACGCCGCGGCGGCGGTGGTGTCACCTGCCGGTGTGCTCGCTACGCACGGACCCGTCGACCGCGCGTTCCGGCTCGCGTCGGTGACCAAGCCACTGGTGGCCCGGGCCGCGCAGATCGCGATCGAAGAGGGCGTCGTCGAGCTGGACACGCCGGCCGGCCCGCCCGGGTCGACGGTGCGCCACCTGCTCGCGCACACCTCGGGCCTCGCCATGCAGACGCCCGACGCCATCGCGGCGCCCGGCACGCGGCGCATCTACTCGAACGTCGGGTTCGCGGTGCTGGCCCAGGTGCTGCAGCAGGAGTCCGGCATCGAGTTCGCGCAGTATCTGCGCGAAGCGGTTTTCGAGCCGCTGGGGATGAGCGATTCCGACCTGCCGGGGGCAGCCGAAACCGCCGGCTACGGCGCCTGGTCCACCGTGACAGACCTGGCGGTGTTCGCCGGTGACCTGCTGCGCCCGGCCCTGGTGTCGACGCCCATGCACGCCGATGCGATCTCGGTGCAATTCCCGGGTCTCGATGGGGTGCTACCGGGATTCGGATCGCAGCGCCCGAACGACTGGGGCCTGGGCTTCGAGATCCGGGACGGCAAGCATCCGCACTGGACGGCCGCGGGCAACTCGGGCCGGACGTTCGGCCACTTCGGCCAGTCGGGGACGTTCCTCTGGGTGGACCCGGAGGTGGACCTGGCGCTCGTCGTGCTGACGGACCGCGATTTCGGGGACTGGACGCACACCGTCTGGCCCGAGGTGTCGGCCGCGGTCTTGCGGGAGTTCGCCTAG